TAATAACttttccagttttgttcgtcAGCTCAATACTTATGTGGGTACATTATCATTTTGctgcttttaatttcttttatattcTGCTCTTTTTCTCTATGTATCTATGATCATGTATGTAGAATCAAAAAATTGTAATTTCGGTTGTAAAATGGATTAATTTTGATGTAAACACAAGACTAGGAAATGGGATTTTGATGTTGTACATATTCACATGATGTATAATTGTAtacatgtattttttattttttttttgttaccaCCAAAAAAATTTGTATGTATGATGAAGAGGAATGCTTCTGCCATGATTGGGATTGGACCTTGTTCTTCACATTTGCAGATAAATCAATGAATTTTCTGGAAGTTTCATCACTTAACAAGGTAGAATTTTGTGTTCTTATGAAAATTTTGTtgcttttttattaaattgattcATTTTTTTCAGCTTTGAATCATCTGTTGTATTGTTTGcttgataatttatattttagcaATATAATTTCTGGGTATGTCAGAATTCAGATTATTGCAAAATACCAGGTTGTTCTTGTTCTACTCCTACATACATTCGTTGGTAATCACTTAATCAGGTTCTTCTCTACTTGTTTTTATCATTAGAAGTTTTTAATTTGTACTCCTGCTATAATTTTGTGTTGTATGCTGAAAATATGTGCATGAGTGTGATAtattgagtatgatgatgatgatgatgatgattatgtgCATGTtcttattttgttgattttagtATTTAGATGTTTGCCTTTGTATAAGTTATGAGAGATATTCTGAGCTACCATTAATTGTGGACTGTTTGGTATTCGATTTAGGGTTTTCGTAAGGTGGATCCCGATAAGTGGGAGTTTGCGAACGAGGGTTTTTTACGTGGAAACAAACATTTGCTGAAGAACATTCACAGGCGGAAATCGCATCATTCTCAACAGCTTACTTTGTTAGGAGGGTCTAGTTCTGAGTCTGAAATCGGGAGTGAGATAGAGAAGTTAAAGAAAGAGAAAAGTGAGTTGATGCAAGAAGTAATCGAACTGCAGCAACAGCAGCGTGGAACTGCTCAACGCGTAGAAAGGGTGAAGGATAGACTACAGGTGTCCGAGCAACGACAAAAACAAATGGTGTCGTTCTTGGCGAAAGTGGTTCAAAACCCTGTGTTTGTCGATCGTTTGAAGGAAATGAAAGAACAGAAGACGCTTGTTTCTCCTCGAACGAAGAAGAAGTTTCTAAAGCAAAAACAGCATGAAGGAGATACTTCAGTTGAGGGCGAAATTGTGAGATACAGATCGGATTTCGAGGACTTGAAGGATTTTCCATCGTCCGAAATCCCAATGTCAAGTTGCCCAGATGATCTCTTGCAAGATGTGGTAGGAAAGAGTAGCGGTGCGCAAATTACGCCTTCTCAAATCGGAGATATTCCAATGGTGTACATGAAGATTCCGGGACCCATTGGAGCTTCAAGTTCTGGGGTCGGGGATCCCTTCTCGAAGGGTAAACAGGTGTTAACCTCTCAACCCGAACCTAATCCTGATTATCTCGTCTCATTCCCTGAGGAGTTGTTGAGAGAAAGAACTTTCCCTGCATTTTCTTCTGGAATCGGAAACATGATCAAGCAAGAGGAAGTTTGGAGTATGGGTTTTGATCTTAGCACTGATATCTCGAGCTCAAGCCCTGCATTATGGGGTGATATTGCTGACTACGGGCTTCCAGAGATCGGAACATCCTGTCCAGGCGAGTTTTCAGATGTGTTGGACTTAGGTGCTCTTCAAGTGGGAATTCCCGGAGTCGAGAATTGGTCGGGTGATGAATCTCAACTTGGCCGCCCCGAGTCCAAAGACGATGTTCCCAAGAACAAATAATTCATAGGCTGCACTTTCTTAGCTAAAATAAGTGCAGCCTTTATATGGTTTCTAAGCTTAGATTAGTATATAATTGATCGAACTATTGGCTTGATCATTGAATTTACgtatattttttgattgatttgagCTTTCATTTCTTCAATATATGTTCCTAATCTCATCGTTTTATCAGCTATCGAGTGAAAATAGGAGGCGTTTCGCTGCTTGCTCGATTGATttctaacaatttaatttttgacGGCGATCTTTTTGTTGCAGATCATTTTGCTAACAGCTaaaagactatgattttgagtTTTGAATGTCACTCCTACAGGTTAGCGTGTGCAGGTGCAGCATCAAAAACAGACTATATATGGTGTATACTCGATATAACAAACACAATCTGGTAAGCGGCTTCTGTTAATTAGCTTACGATGTTTCTCGGCTATCGTTGTAATGAATTATCTACTTTCCTGTTTTAGAATATGAGTAGAATGGATGAACAACAGGCTCCAGGCTCCGGAGCAAGAACGTGAACAAATATGGACGAAGAACTAGCGAGATACAGATCGGATTTTGAGGTCTTGGATTTTCCATCTTTAGAAATCTCAATACCATTTGCCCTATAGATTATGTGTTGCCAGATGTGTTAAGAAAGGTGAAGACTAATGCACAAACTGAAATCGGAGATATTATATAGATGAATTAGTAGCAAATGGGTGAATTCAGAATCCTAGAATGAATCAATTATTCATCTTTGCACGTGTACGGAATCAACTCGGCTGCATTTTCCCCGAGTCAGGAATACATGGAGATTTTGAGACTAGTAAAAGCTTCAAGTTTTGGGGCCGGGTTCTCTTCTGTAATCAAAGATATGATTATGCGggtaaaagtttaaaatatggGTTCTGATCTGAGCAGTTACGGGCCATCAGAGATAGGAATTTCCTGCTCAGCCGAGTTTTCAGTTGTGCTAGACTTAGGCGCTCTTCAGTCTTCATGCACGAGTCTTATACACTGGACGGGCTATGGTTCTACTGGTGGCAACCCTGAGTCCAATGATAGGCCGCACTTTCTTAGCTAAAATCAAGTGCGGCCCTTGAGTAAATTCTAAGCTTAGAATAGTATATAATTGATCATGTCGGGAGGATCAAACCGATGAGGATGTACGCTTTCAACTCCTTGTATTTGATAGCGTACGCACCAGATAACTCGAATAATAAGTAAAGCAATAGATATGACTATATGAGCTTCTAATTGAATCACTGAACTCTTAACTATGAAAAAACATGCTAACTAATCTGTATCATAATTCAAGGTTTACTTCAAACTTCA
The Amaranthus tricolor cultivar Red isolate AtriRed21 chromosome 11, ASM2621246v1, whole genome shotgun sequence DNA segment above includes these coding regions:
- the LOC130827162 gene encoding heat stress transcription factor A-3-like; protein product: MDSDDKLSFPPIPTSSSTPNPPESFSVNQFPDQFYPSGSSPPLNFPIFSENFSGEFHGNDPIPQPLDCLQGNPIPPFLSKTYDLVEDSNLDPIISWGSNGQSFVVWDPVEFARLVLPRNFKHNNFSSFVRQLNTYGFRKVDPDKWEFANEGFLRGNKHLLKNIHRRKSHHSQQLTLLGGSSSESEIGSEIEKLKKEKSELMQEVIELQQQQRGTAQRVERVKDRLQVSEQRQKQMVSFLAKVVQNPVFVDRLKEMKEQKTLVSPRTKKKFLKQKQHEGDTSVEGEIVRYRSDFEDLKDFPSSEIPMSSCPDDLLQDVVGKSSGAQITPSQIGDIPMVYMKIPGPIGASSSGVGDPFSKGKQVLTSQPEPNPDYLVSFPEELLRERTFPAFSSGIGNMIKQEEVWSMGFDLSTDISSSSPALWGDIADYGLPEIGTSCPGEFSDVLDLGALQVGIPGVENWSGDESQLGRPESKDDVPKNK